CGACTTTAGAACAGTATCCCTAAAGGCAAAACTGCTACAGCGCGTAGCAGTAATTGGATATATCTCACAGAATTATTATTTGTGCATTAGGCAGGTAAGACATAATGCCACAATCAGTGGAAAAGAATTACACATGTTTTGCATTTTCAATTTTCTCATACGGAAGTCTTGATTCTGCCGCCATAAGACCATCATCAGATTCAGGCATCCCGTATGCTTTGACTTTTCGATCCTCAAGGAAAATATGGTTTAAAGTATAAGCCAATGACTCCAATGTCTGCATCCGGATTTCAGGTTTCAGCTGACATTCCCATACAGTGATGCAATGCCAACCCATAGCTGCGAGTTGGCATTGTTCCTTTTTATCACGTTCCTGATTCCGTTCAATTTTCTTTTGCCAAAAGTCAATGTTAGTCTTAGGCAGGCGAAAGTATTTGCAATTCTCATGACCATGCCAAAAACAGCCGTTCACAAAGATGACCGTGCGGTATTTACGCAGCACCAAATCTGGGTGACCGGGCAGACGTGGATGGTTGAGCCGATAGCGGAAGCCTCGGCTGAAAAGGAATTTCCGCACCAATATTTCTGGCTTGGTATCCTTTCCGTGTATGGCGGTCATGCAGCGATGGCGTTGTTCGTTGGTCAATGTATCCATTCCTAATAGTATTCGTTAATTTCATCCTAATTTAAAACCCATTGGATGACTGCAGTAAATCAATAAAGTTCTTGATGATTCACTATTCTTTACAGAAAATACGACAATTAATATCCGCATCTTTGCAGGTAGAGATGAATCCACTCAATAACCAAGCAAGCTGCACTACATAATTTTTCTGTTTAAAAGGTTGTCCGTTTTTTATTTTATCAAAAGCATTAGTTAAAGCAGACTTAGATAGATAGTTTACGGCAAGACAGATTTCCTGTACTTTATTAGGATTATATCTTAATTTTTTATACAACCTTTCATAATCTATTGATACTCCTATTCTGCATTTATTTATATTGGTCTTATTCCATTTTCCATCCATCCTTTCCATTTTCTTTTCGATGGCTTTGTCATCAGGATTCATATTACCAATGTTTTTTATAGCTTGACCTATGACCTCCTGAAACTTGGATGCGGAAAGAGTTGCGCTTCCATCATTACATTTTGAGTGAATATAAGATATTGAATTTTCTTTGATGGCTATATGGTCAGCCCACTCATTACCCAAATCGTCGCAAAATAAGAAATCGGCATCTTTAAATATGTTTTTTTCTACAACGCTAAACATTGAGTCAATTTTAAAATCCGTACTTGTCGCGTCATATCCATCACCTTTTTCACTTGTAACATTTGCAATCTCACGCACTGGATATAATATAGAGAGAATAGCTTCAAAATCTTTTTGTATACCTACATTCATATAAAGCCTCTTGCCCATGTATATATATGAATAATCCGAGAAGCCAATAGAAAAACATCCCAAGTTGTTAATTAAATCAATAATTTTCACGTATCTCCCATCGTCTTCACAATAATACAAAGAATCAAATAAATTACCACATGCCACAATCTTCAAGCCTGATTTCATCTTTTTTACACCAATATTACGTTTGCCCTTTTTTCTATAAATATCTATTTCTTTTTCATCCAAAGAAAGACACTTAACTCCTGTCTTTATATATTGTTCAAAGATATCTGTTTTTACTACATATTCTTCTTTTCCTTCTTTTTCTTTTTTCAAAAAAATATCTGTACATTGAAGACTTTGAATATAAGAATGAATTTTGAATATACCAATTAGTAGTGATACCGGTTCTAAATTGTCTTTCTGTTTTTTCCATGATTGTGGTTTAGCAAAACGTGAAAAAAATGATTCTTGTGGAATATATACATCAATTTTTGCAATCAAAATATTCATCCATTCCAATAATTTTTTAAAATTTTTCTTAGATCCAAATTTGGCTAATCTTGAAGTGTTTATGTTTACAGAACACAAACCATCGGCATTGGAAAATCGTGCTGTATTGACAACTGTATGGTTAGAACCAAACATTGGCATTGTATTTTCCAAACTATTGGCTTCATATGATTTATTGCGCATGGCATTTTCGTTCATATTCATATTACTTAATTTCATTTGCTGAAAAACAGTATCATTGTCTATCAGCACTCCTGCCAATGTATCTGCTGGTATTGGAGTTAGGCTATTTATGAAAGAACTAATGTGAGAAATGTTTTTCTTTATAATAACAACATAATCTTTTATTTCCACAATAAGCAAATATGCCAACTTATTTTCTGCCAATATTGGTGGGAATTCTTCTTTTTCAAAATCTAAGAAAGAGGGATAAGTTGTGAATTTGAAAACAAGCAAAGAATAATAAACTTCTTGTGTATCTGGTATATTTACACACTCTTTCTCACGATAAATTTTAGTCAGTAGTTTGTATTCAATTTCATTAAGTACAGAATCAAATATTTCATGTATTTTATTATTCCCTATCTCTATTTCATTTTTCTTAAAAAAATAAGCACCTTCATTTAGTGTTAAATGATCGCGCAGATGTAATTTATCAATATTCTTCATTTTAGCCAAAGGTAAAATAATCTGTTAATACATGCTTCCTGAAAATAAAAGTTATTTAATGCAATTATGGCATCACTATAGTATAAAGAATCTGCATCTTATATTTCATCAATTATTACACATTCCTCAATTTTATCAAACGTGGTGTCTACAAAAGTATGATTAACCATTTTATGAGTGTCTATCTGACGATAACCCTCAAAGAGTTTACGGCTGAACCGCAATTCAAATGCCAAACGCAAATCATCTGCTGTTCCTTCGCTTTCTACTTGTTTTGCCTCTTTAGCTGTGATAGTTCTCACCCGTACAATTTCATATACATCACGAATGCCCTGCCCTTTTATGTATGGCATAAAATAGTGTAAGTCTTGCAAGGCTATTGTAGTCGGGAAATGACTGCCGGTGTAATATAGCGTAGCAGTTCCGTCAAGGAAATTTTGAAAATATCCTTTACGACTACTGTTCGTAACCAAGCCAATCAAGATACGGTTACCCACTTCTACGAACGTACCTTTCTGCGGTATCACTCTGTCAATAATTTCAGTAGACTTCTTGTTTATAAGTTCACCGATGAAGTGTTCCAGAAGATTTCTGTTCTTTTGATCTTTTGGACGTAATGGAAACGCACCGATATTCACTTCTTTTATTGTCTCATAAAACTTTGACTTCTGCACTTCTAGCGGTTCGCCATCGCCCGGAAAAAGGATATACCCACCAATAACCTCTTTCTTTAAAGGAGCTTTGTCGTATTCCTTGTAATAAATAGCATCACGATAGCGGTGCATCTGGTTAAGGGTATCATCAGGTGGTACATCTACATTGCCTTCTTTACCTTCAATGCGATATTTGGCATCAAACAGGTATGTGAATTTCATTTTATTATGAAGATCATTTTTGGTCAACTGCAAAACAATATCCGGTTTCTGCGGTACCGTCGGAACCACAAGATTGCTCATTCCGATAGAACCGTTTTCACGCTCTGTACTTTTCGGATTATACACCAATTCTGCCAGTTCCACATCGTCTTTCTTGAACAGGATGCGTGAGTGCTCACCCTTGCCCAGTTCCCATGTAAACAGGCCGTTCATCTCCATGCGGTTGCGATGGTCTATGTCTTCATCGTCTATATGCAGTTGCTCTTTCACGATGTGGCTTACTTCAATGAAACACCATATTTCATAAAGTGTTGCTATATCTTTGGTTTGTAAACGATATATGCCATCATTTAGAGAATAAGAACGTTGTAGCAAACTCCATGTGCGATATACCTGACTATATCCAGTAGCCTTTTGCAAAACCAAACTTTCTTGACTCAGACCTTTATAATTTCCCACGGTACGGAAAAAGGGATTCTGTTGTAAATGTCTCAACGTTGCCAATGTAACTTGCATATCCTCTTTCATTACATCAGACGCATTCTTTATCACTTCTATACGCTTTTTCAAGGTCTCATATTTCTTTGTAATTTGGCTAAGTGCAAATTTCAAAAATCTATTTTCCTGTGTATCATTTGTCCGTGCACATTCTTCTACACGATATAAATGTGAGCTGTCAGATCTATGTTCTGCAAGTTCGTTTTCTACGCAAGATGGGATAAACGTCAATCTGTCCGCACGTTTATATGATGCCTTTTCATGCAAACGGTGTCTTGGACGGTCAATGATATTTTTGCATGCCTGGATAAATTTCTTTTGTTCGTTGGCAAAGACACTCCACCAAATTATTTCCGGAGTTTCACCACTTATATCTGGGGAAAAGCCATGAAAGGTTCTTCTCATATAATCCAGCGAAAGCATTCTGTACTCCTGCTCAATATCCTCTATAATAGTTTTCCAGTGCTCGTGATAATTAAGCTTTGTACTCAACACTTCAAAGGAGAAGGCAAAATTACGGACTTCTGTTCCTACTTGATATATGATTTGTATTTCACTGCGTCCAACCTCATTGCCATAATTCAAGAAACCGGCTAATATTTGTCTTCGAAAAGTGAATTTATCATTTTCATTTTGAAGAATGGAGCCAAATTGTGCTTTCTTCACATAGTCCTTGAACTCAATCCAAATAGGATAATCTGTATTATCAAAAAAAACAGCAGGAGCCTGTTGGCTATTTTCAATCGTAATCTGTTCTCCAATATGGTTGCTTAAAATAACAGACATTACTCCTTCCGACCAAGAATAAGTGGAGTATAAGTTTTCTTCTCCCACATTATTCTTTGCCTTATTCCAAATGTTATCGAATTTTGTACATTCGACAATCATTTCAAAATCCTGATGTTTTATTGTAAGCAGTTCCATCTTCTCTTACATATCTTTTCCTGTTTTAGCTCCAGAAACTTGTATAACCAGATAATGTTAATCGTTCTTTCATTTCTTTCAGTTTGGCTACAGAAATAGATTCTATTTTCTTTTCTTCTCCGGTCAATATCAATAATTGCGCTTCGATAGTAGCAATCAAGCTCTCAAGAAGTGAATGTTTGATTTTTGTATCATCACCTTCAATACGAGACAAAATTTTCATGCTTGTTATTTCATCCAATGCTATTGCTATGACCTCATCCTCGCTAAACTCATTTCCTTTTTCATCCAAGTTGTAGGGTAAATTGTTTACCACATAAAGCAAGAACTCGTTTCGTGTACGATAGGCTATCTTGAATGGTGTGCCATTAAGTACATCATTTACAGCCTGCAAATAGCTTAATACCTTATTGCAAACTTCCTCATTATCTGCATATACATCCACACCTTCTACAGCTGTACCAATAAGCATGTCACTATTTAATTTGCCAATATGCTCATATTTGCTGTCCAGTCCAGCATACAAATCCACTTCATTCATTTCTATAGTCATGGCACGGTCAAGAACCTTTCTGGAGAAAGAGAAGGTGGTTTCATCCATGTTTACCGTACCCATTACAATTAGATTTTGTGGAATAGTTATGCCTTCTTCCAAAAATCGGTTTCTTAACGTTTCATTGCCTCCTGTTAGTTCGGCAGTCAACACCCGATACCAATCTTCCGTACTTTTCTTTAGGATAGGATCAGTTGTAATCGTTCCGTCTTCATTACTTTTGCGAGATTCTATTACGCTAAGAAATTCCGCAAAATATTGTTCTACTGGAGCAAGATTCATTTCATCCAGACAAAGGAAATAAGGTATATCCAAATTTTCCCATGCCTGCGTAATGAATCTTAAGAAATCGCCAATCACATATACAGGAGTTCCACTAACACGGCTTACATATCCAATTAGTTCGGTAGAATCGTGCCAATTAGGTTTAACTTGAATTATCTCAAAATTCTTAGGTTTTTGGGCTTTGTATTCGATGGAATCTTCGTCCCAACATGCACGGGCAAGTTCACGTACGATGCGGCTCTTTCCTGTACCGGATATACCGGCAAGCAAAAGAAAGGGCTTGGTCTTAATTGCGGTAATGATGTCTATATACTTGTAATATTGAGAATTCGTACCATTATTATCCTCTTTATCAAACATTTTGTAAATTTCTTTTGGAGAAATCATTGCTTCTTCTCGTGACATCTTTAAATTTCCATACGTTATTATATATTCAGTAAAGTCGGAATCTGTTGAGAATAGTTCGTTCAATAATTCAGTAGAATAGTATTTTGCCAAATATCTCTTGATTTCAGGAAGTCCAATTTCCGAAACACTAAAATTGTATTTCCTACATAGCCATATGGCAAGAGCTATTCTACAATCTTTGTCTTTTAGATATTTCTTAATGTTTTTATACAAGATTCTGTTTATAGACAAAACTCCATTTTGAACATTAAATAATGCAGCATCTTTTGTCCTACGAGGAAAATCATGTATAACTACCGGATTTGCGATAGACTCCTTTACAACATTTACAGAGAAAAAATTGCTTCCAACTTTATAATCTTTTTCGTCTTTTATATCTGTAAAAAAATTCGATGTATAACAAGAACCATCTATACTTACAATGTCTCCTACATATTTTATAAATAACTCTCTATCCTCTTTTTCTTTTGTATCGCAATTTTTGTTGTTTTTCAAAACAAAACGATCTAATGCGAATAAGTACCTGATAGCACTTATAAATTGAGTAGCACCTTGACTAAAAGGACTACTTGTATTGTGGGACAACACTTTATATGCAGTCAATAGGGATTTTTTATCAATGTAAGCCATATCTATTATTCATTAATTGGGAGGAATCTTAACAAAGCTGTTGCCATAACCCATCCAAGTATTGGAGGAACAGCATTGCCAATAACTTTATACCTAGCAGGCAAAGGTATTGTGCTGAACAGATAGTTATCTGGGAAGGACTGAATTCTTGCACACTCCCTAACAGAATACCTCCTGTTTTCAATGGGATGGGTAATTCCACATTTGTCAGGCTGCGCAGAAGCTGTAATTGTACCACAAATTTCTCCAAAAGCAAATCGCCTGAAAAATTTTGGAGCATGATAACGCTTTGGGTTATCATAGATATTCCTAAATCGTGGAGTCAGCATTTCATATGGTATGTCTTTCCATGATTTTCCTTCCATACAAATTGCCGGCAAATTTGCGTGGGAATATCCATCATAAAAATATTGGAATCCTTCAATGCCATGAGCACAGCTTCCGATTAAATCTACGGTTTGTTGTGTTCCTGGACTAAACTCCCATACTTCATTATCAGGCAAATTTTCCACACCTTGCAATATCCGTCCCAGTACTAATTCTTCAATGTTCCCATAATGCTCAGATGGTATATTGTTTTCACGAACAATTGTTTCCAATAAATTAAAATCGAAATGTCCAAGATTTAATTCTCTATCTATTCCTACCATTAGAACACGATAGCGTTTTTGTGGGACTCCGTAGTCAGAAGCACAAACTAATTTGTATGATACGTCATAACCTAAATCGCCCATAATTCTAACGATTTCTTCAGGAACACTATTACCATTCGCAACATGAGATGAAAGAATTCCTCTGACATTTTCAAATAAAAAAGCTTGAGGACGATGTCCTGCTTCAATCTTAGCAGCGATTATTCTATGACATTCTTCAAATAAAGTACCTCTTCCGTTTTCATCATCTACTCCTTGCCTTTTGCCTGCATTAGAAAATGGTTGACATGGAAAACCTGCTAAGAGAATATCAAAATCTGGTATTTCATTGGCATCAATATCTCTAATGTCAGCTAAAAGACAATTAGCTCCATTATTTGTTAATAATGGATTGGCATTATAACAAGATTGTGCGTCTTGATCAAAATCATTTGCAAACAAAATCTCGGTATTTAATCTGTCGTAAAATTGTCCTCTGAATGTAAATCCTCCTGTAAATCCTAAATCAAGACCACCACATCCAGAAAATAGAGATGCTATTATTTTAGGCATTTGTATCTGTTCAATTAAATGTTTTTTATTGACCACAATAAATCCTTAATATCTACTTCAAGGATTTTTGCGATTTCAACCAATGTCTCTAAATTCGGTTGCATAGTGTTGGTACACCATTTAGATACAGTTCCTGGATCTTTTCCAAGCTGCTCTGCTAACCATTTATTGGTGCGTTTCTTTTCAGCTAAAACCACCTTCAAACGATTTATGTCTTTATTCATACTTTCTATGATATGTTTAAATGCAAAGGTAAGCATTATAATTGAAATTCAGTTCCGATTATAATGCTTTTCTAACAAATGTATGTTGAAGAACAACTTTATATTGAAATATACTTCAATATGTATATGGAATTTTACTTGGACTTGTTTTCTTTTTCTCTTCTCTCCTTAACCTTATCCAATCCCGGCATCTTCTTTGATACAGAACTCTCACCAGCAGGAAAGTATGCCTTGAAAACCTGACATAAGAAACTTACTATGTCACTACGTTTCTTGCCTATATTGGAGAAAGCGGAGTAAACGTAGTACATGAGTTCCTGCTGACTGCACATTTCGTTTGGTTGGACTGTGATTGAGGGCGGAAGAATCAAATCATGTTCTGCAAATACGTAGGAACTGGCAAGCTTGCTTTGACGTTCCATCAGGATGGATACTTTCTCTTTAAGCAAGGCTATCGCCAAGGCTGCGACCAATAAGATGGAAACCAAGATAAAGATTGTCATGTGTCACGCCCTCCCTATTATGGTTTTACGATGATACGCCAATAGCCTGCCTTGTCAGAACCTTCATGGACGAGAATGCCTCTCTCACGCAACTCTTTGATGTTCTTTTCAACTGCCCGCTTGGACACGCCAATTTTTACAGACATTGCTTCTGCTGTTATAGAAGGGTCGGAAATAACTAAGTCTATTATTTTTTGCCCTGTCCTGCTAACTCTTTTAGATGCATCCTCTCCTTTTACACAGAACCTTTTCTCCGAACTTTTTTCGTTTACACCGAATCTTTCAGCATTTACACCGAACCTTTTCTCCGAACTTTTTTCGTTTACACCGAACTTTCTCTCCGAAGCTTCTCCGTTTACAGGGTACTGTTTGAGGGTACTGTTTACCCTGTCGGCCACCTCTTCTACGGAGATTCTACCATTCTCACCCCAATTCAAGTTATAGAAGGTGGTGAAAAAAGAGGATGCTTCGGTTTTATAGTGAGGCTCCTTGCCGGGTAGGAAGTTGGGCAACTTCTCCGTCAGTTCACGCATCTTGCGCAGACCGGAACCACGTTTCTCCATGTAATCGAGTTGGGTAAACATATCGGCAATGACGGGGTTGCAGCGTATAGACGGGACATTATATATGTCTCGGTCTTGAATCTGTGTGCCGTCAAGCATCACGCCGGGCGAAACTAATTCTACACGGTCATCGTAGATGTCAATATGTACCTCACCGCCCATCACCATATAATCCCGATGGATAAGGTGATTGACCAATCCTTCAAAGATAGCACGGTCGGAATAGTCGGGCAGATTGAGGCGATAGTTCGGCATCTTCACCCATCCACTCATGGTGTAGTTCTTAATGAAATCCATGCCATATTTCAGAAGCAAAACGAGGTTGGCTCTGTGTTCTACAGAACTGATAGCGTCATCCTTATCTTATGAAGCCCCGTCCATCGGGTACAGAAGATGCGGGATTGGCGAAGAGACCCCGCAAACGAACATAAGTGAAAAGGCTGACTCACTTATGTGAAACGCCTGAGTTACTTATGTGAAACAGCCGACTCACTTATGTTCGTCAAAACGCATGCTTGAATGCATAGTAAGATCAATCCAGCTTACGTAGGATTCCTTGATCTCCAACCACATAAATGCAATCTTTTTCAATCAAGATTCCTCTTCCCTTGCCTTTCTCCCGATTCTCCGCATTATCTACATTCACTGCAATCACCCGTTGGCCATAGAACGTAGATATATCTTCAAAAATCGTATGCCCAACAATGATGCGCTCTGCCTGATAGCGGTCCAAAATAAGGTTTAATGTATCCGAAGCTAACGGATGATATTTTTCTGCCTGCTTTACCATGCCCCGGTACCAGATAGGACCATAGCTTCCGAAAAGAAAATAAACCATCGGAGAAGCTTCTTTCCGTTGCGCCTTATTCTTATAAAGCCCGCTGCTCATCTGTTTATTGACAAAAGGAATTTCGAGGTTCTGTTCCAAGAAATCACGGCTAAGCCCTGCATGAACAAAAAGATTCCCGCCCGACACCTGTATGGTATTGCGGGTTATCAACCATTTGCCCAATTCGGTAGAAGATGCCAACAAATCAGCATACTTCATTCCCACCTTCTCAGCCAACTGTTTATACTTAGGCTTCGTATAGCGCAAATCATTCATCAGCACCATCGGTTCATGATTGCCCAATAGAAAATCGACACGCCCTCCTGCCTGACGCGCTTCCCACTCTAATTGGTAAATCAACCAAAATATCTGAATTGCATCATTGCCCCGGTCAAACACATCCCCGATAATGACCAGCTGGTTGGATCCGAAATTCCAATGATAGTTCTCATCAATCACCCGATTCCCTTGCAACAAGCTGATAAAGCAATCCAAATTACCGTGAGGATCGGAGGTGACAAATATCTTATCCGGCTGTTCCGTCTTCCATTCAGGACGCTCTTCTGGATGCAATGTCACGTCGAAACGATGTTGTTGGTCACTTGACACAACCGGAAACGTATAATTATCAGGAAGCGATGAATAAAGCGTATCCAACAACTCTCCATTCGGCTTTACCACAATCATACGTACCGTTCCGTCTGCCTGATGAAGCAGATAAGGACCGTCAGCCGTCCATTCGACCGGCACATCCGGTTTCTTGTCTTCTGCCTGCACTCCGGCTATCAAGCCGAAGTGTAACAAGCAAAAGACCAGCAAATACATTTTATACAAACCTGTTTTCATAAGGCTTGACATTATTCAATAACCGAATCATAACCCGGATTCTGCACCATATTCTCGTTTGCATCCATCTCGGCTTTCGGAATAGCCAGCACGCATTTGAAGTAATCCCAATTGAAGTGCATTTCCTCTTCCTTGCTTACCAAATGATGAGTAGAGTAACCATCCGAAATCCGCCGTGTTTTTTAAATTCAGGAAAGTTTCGACCTTTGTTTTCAAAAAAGCCATGTTCAACTTGAATGAAAACAACCGCTTTGTAATGAGCTACAATCCCATAGACTTGCGCAAAGGTGTTGATAGCCTTTGTGGTGCAGTACGTTCCTGCCAGCTGGATCCGCTGAATGGTGATGTTTATGTATTCTCTAACCGTAGCCGTACCGTTCTTAAACTTCTTCATTGGGAGCGGGGTGGATATACCTTATATTATAAGCGTCTGTCCAAGGGGCGTTTCCATCCCAAAATATTCCTCCGTCAAGGAATCGGCTTCCGTTCCATACGCTGGGACGAACTTGTCCTTCTTATGGAAGGCATCTCTCCTCATGCCGCTCGACGCAAAAGATTTCAAACAGCTTCTTCTTCCTTTTCAAACGATAATGCAAAACTGTCTTCTCATTCTGAAAATACCTGCATGAAAAGTTGGTTATCCCGTTGAATATTAGTATCTTTTCCGTATGAAAGGACAGCCAACATATGAAGAATTACAGGTCAAAGTCCAGCGTTTGACTGAACGTGTCGCTTACCTTGAACGTCTGCTTTGGGGAGGCAAGCGTGACAAGAAAGCCGTGCAGGGGCCGACCCTGTTTGACGGGCTCTTCAATGAGGCTGCCGCTTCCAAAGCAAGCGCCATTGCCGAAACCGTAGAGGAAATCAGGAAAGAGGCTGAAAAACGCCGTACTGCCGGGAAAAAGAAACCAGGGCGGCCTGAGCGCTATCTGTATATGGGTGTACCTGAAGAATGGCATACGGAATACCCCAGTAACGTGAATCTTGATGAATATGACATTATAGGAAAGGACGTGGAGCGTATTCTTCACCGTACTCCCGCCCGTGTGTGGGTGGAGTGTATTGAACGACCGATACTTAGAAGGAAAGGGCAGAAGGATCTTCCTTCGCCTGTCATACTGCAGGCTCCGGCTCCGGTTGCTGTACTTGGTGGAGGTCATGTAGCGGCAGATTTCCTTGCAGGGTTGCTCGTTGACAAGTTCGTTTATCATATTCCTGAATATCGTCAGGTGAAGATGTATGCTGATTCAGGAGTGAAACTCTCCACCTCCACGCTCAATGACTGGGTACACAAAACGGCAGACAAGCTTTACCCTCTTTATGAGACTCATGTTGATGATATTCTTCAAAGTGATTATCTTCAGGCGGATGAAGTGCCCTGGCGCATAGCCGACCGTCCGGGACAGAGTTGCCGTCACGGCTACGCATGGCAGTTCAGGGATGCACGTGCGCAAAGTCACGGAACCTACTTTTACTACCATAAAGGAAGTCGTGCGGGCGAAATCCCCAGAGCGCAGCTGAGGCACTTCAGGGGAGCCGTTCAGACAGACGGATATAAGGTGTATGACTATTTTGAATCGGTGACCGGGATAGTACTTCTGACCTGCATGGCACACATCAGAAGAAAGTTCATCGAAGCACAGAAAAGCCACCCCGTGCAAGCAGCCAATGCACTTGAATACATCGCCACACTTTATATGCTGGAAGAGAACCTCAGAAGCAGAGGAGCTTCTGAGGAGGAAATCCGTGTCCAAAGAATTGAAAAGGCACTTCCGGTCATTGATGCCATGGAGGCATGGATGGAAAGCGTCCAGTACCAGTGTACACCGGATGACGCACTTGGTAAAGCACTGGAATATGCCTACAAGCTATGGCCAAGAGTCAGAAGATATGCGGATGATGGAAGATATCTTATTGACAACAATACGGTCGAACGCGGGCAAAGGCCAACTGTCATGGGAAGGAAAAATTTTCTGTTCAGCCAGACTGACCAGGGGGCTGAAGACAATGCAGTCATTTATTCGCTGTTGGGAAGTTCCGAAATAGTTGGAGTGAATCCACTTAAGTGGCTGGAATATGTACTTGCTAATATGAAGCCTAACGATACAGAAGAGGAACTTGTAAAGTTACTGCCTTATAATTTTAAATGAACTATAATAAGAAAATTGAATACGGTTAACGATAATTAGCATAATCATGCAAGTTGTCGTGCATGGAAAGCTCGTCGGGGCTGACTGCTCAGCCCCTTGCCGCATGGCGTTCCCTCAGCAGATGAGTATTTATTGCCTTTCGGACTTGAACCCATCGACATACGGCTTTCCTTGCGTGACCACTGCAAA
The Phocaeicola salanitronis DSM 18170 genome window above contains:
- the tnpB gene encoding IS66 family insertion sequence element accessory protein TnpB (TnpB, as the term is used for proteins encoded by IS66 family insertion elements, is considered an accessory protein, since TnpC, encoded by a neighboring gene, is a DDE family transposase.), with product MNENNRFVMSYNPIDLRKGVDSLCGAVRSCQLDPLNGDVYVFSNRSRTVLKLLHWERGGYTLYYKRLSKGRFHPKIFLRQGIGFRSIRWDELVLLMEGISPHAARRKRFQTASSSFSNDNAKLSSHSENTCMKSWLSR
- the tnpC gene encoding IS66 family transposase; its protein translation is MKGQPTYEELQVKVQRLTERVAYLERLLWGGKRDKKAVQGPTLFDGLFNEAAASKASAIAETVEEIRKEAEKRRTAGKKKPGRPERYLYMGVPEEWHTEYPSNVNLDEYDIIGKDVERILHRTPARVWVECIERPILRRKGQKDLPSPVILQAPAPVAVLGGGHVAADFLAGLLVDKFVYHIPEYRQVKMYADSGVKLSTSTLNDWVHKTADKLYPLYETHVDDILQSDYLQADEVPWRIADRPGQSCRHGYAWQFRDARAQSHGTYFYYHKGSRAGEIPRAQLRHFRGAVQTDGYKVYDYFESVTGIVLLTCMAHIRRKFIEAQKSHPVQAANALEYIATLYMLEENLRSRGASEEEIRVQRIEKALPVIDAMEAWMESVQYQCTPDDALGKALEYAYKLWPRVRRYADDGRYLIDNNTVERGQRPTVMGRKNFLFSQTDQGAEDNAVIYSLLGSSEIVGVNPLKWLEYVLANMKPNDTEEELVKLLPYNFK